The Phoenix dactylifera cultivar Barhee BC4 chromosome 9, palm_55x_up_171113_PBpolish2nd_filt_p, whole genome shotgun sequence genome window below encodes:
- the LOC120112004 gene encoding cytosolic sulfotransferase 18-like gives MALQDHFKPCPSDLILVTQPKSGTTWLKALLFAIMNRTNYTFAQHPLLTRNPHACVPFLEVPFRHRFPDLEAIPPPRLLATHLPYSILPSSVADCGCRLVISAETPRMWWSRCGTSRKSSSPTAWAERSLRVVLRGVSLFGRSGIIISSTGGRA, from the coding sequence ATGGCCCTCCAAGATCACTTCAAGCCCTGCCCCTCCGACCTCATCCTCGTCACCCAGCCCAAATCCGGCACCACCTGGCTTAAAGCACTTCTGTTCGCCATCATGAACCGCACCAACTACACCTTCGCTCAACACCCTCTGCTCACCCGCAACCCCCATGCATGTGTGCCCTTCTTAGAGGTCCCCTTTCGCCATCGATTCCCCGATCTGGAGGCGATCCCTCCGCCGAGGCTCCTCGCCACCCACTTGCCTTACTCCATATTGCCGTCCTCTGTGGCCGACTGCGGTTGCCGGCTAGTTATCTCTGCCGAGACCCCAAGGATGTGGTGGTCTCGTTGTGGCACATCGCGCAAAAGCTCAAGCCCGACAGCATGGGCTGAGCGAAGCCTTCGAGTTGTTTTGCGTGGGGTCTCGCTTTTCGGCCGATCTGGGATCATAATCTCGAGTACTGGAGGGAGAGCCTGA